A section of the Primulina eburnea isolate SZY01 chromosome 1, ASM2296580v1, whole genome shotgun sequence genome encodes:
- the LOC140838533 gene encoding phospholipase A(1) DAD1, chloroplastic-like, translating to MRLSTSEYVRQCNSTNATISQNFRHSFLIDTKPTKKTICMRMEALPKLEKYSHLLKNYVEPNSSSTPVLKLSKRWMDYQGIKNWEGLLDPLDNNLRSEIIRYGKFVEAAYRACDINPSSSSYATCRYHKRNLLNESGFKETGYQVTENLTVNSGIQIPRWIERAPAWVAMQSSWIGFVAVCRDQNEISRLGRRDVVIAFRGTITCLEWLENFRATLTPLPHYNSNSESDLEPMVASGFLSLYTSIFKRRQSLQNLVRREISRILEKYKNEPLSFTITGHSLGAALATLAAYDIKKTFKNSPLVTVISFAGPRVGNLSFRCELEKQGTKILRIVNSDDLITKVPGFVVDDKAQTQCPDKLLRRNTTAGLGGWIEKLAEDSQLVYANVGCELRLSSRDSPYLDGNDIGTCHDLKTYLHLVDGFVGSNCPFRATARKMINKTFGKNYPS from the coding sequence ATGAGGCTTTCGACTAGTGAATATGTAAGGCAATGCAACTCAACAAATGCTACGATATCTCAAAACTTTAGGCACTCGTTTCTTATTGATACAAAACCCACAAAGAAAACCATATGCATGAGGATGGAAGCTCTACCGAAATTGGAAAAGTACTCCCATCTTCTCAAGAATTATGTTGAACCAAACTCCTCATCTACCCCGGTACTGAAGCTTAGCAAGAGGTGGATGGATTACCAAGGAATCAAGAATTGGGAAGGATTGCTCGATCCTCTCGACAATAATCTGAGGTCTGAGATTATCCGTTATGGTAAGTTCGTGGAGGCAGCTTACCGAGCATGTGATATTAATCCTTCATCTTCATCATATGCTACTTGTCGCTACCATAAAAGAAACCTACTCAATGAGTCTGGATTCAAGGAGACTGGATATCAAGTCACCGAGAATCTTACCGTCAATTCTGGGATACAAATTCCACGGTGGATCGAACGAGCCCCAGCTTGGGTGGCCATGCAATCGAGCTGGATCGGATTTGTGGCAGTGTGTCGTGATCAAAATGAGATTTCCAGACTCGGGAGGCGAGACGTGGTCATTGCATTCCGGGGGACGATTACCTGCCTGGAGTGGCTAGAAAATTTTCGGGCAACCTTAACTCCATTGCCACATTATAATTCCAACTCCGAATCCGATTTGGAGCCAATGGTGGCGAGTGGATTCCTGAGTTTGTACACCTCCATCTTCAAAAGACGACAGAGTTTACAAAATCTTGTGAGACGCGAGATATCAAGAATTCTGGAAAAGTACAAAAACGAGCCATTGAGCTTCACCATCACCGGCCACTCACTCGGGGCAGCGCTGGCCACTCTTGCCGCATACGACATCAAAAAAACCTTCAAAAACTCACCACTTGTCACCGTAATCTCCTTTGCAGGGCCAAGAGTTGGAAACTTGAGCTTCAGGTGTGAGCTGGAGAAACAAGGGACTAAAATACTACGCATAGTCAATTCCGACGACCTGATCACAAAAGTCCCTGGATTTGTGGTTGACGACAAAGCACAGACTCAGTGTCCTGACAAACTTCTCCGAAGAAACACGACAGCGGGTCTGGGCGGATGGATTGAGAAACTGGCCGAGGACAGCCAGCTAGTATACGCAAACGTCGGCTGCGAGCTGCGACTGAGCAGCCGAGACTCTCCGTACCTGGACGGCAACGACATCGGCACATGTCATGATCTTAAAACGTACCTTCATCTGGTTGACGGGTTCGTAGGTTCCAATTGCCCGTTCCGCGCTACCGCAAGAAAAATGATAAACAAAACTTTCGGGAAGAATTATCCCAGCTAA